The proteins below come from a single Balaenoptera musculus isolate JJ_BM4_2016_0621 chromosome 1, mBalMus1.pri.v3, whole genome shotgun sequence genomic window:
- the LOC118879860 gene encoding lymphotactin-like: MRLLFLVFLGICCLAAYTVEGVGSEVLEKTICVSLTTQRLPIKNIKTYTIKEGSMKAVIFITRRGLKVCADPQVEWVKKAVRTIDKSSRRNVSQTKPTGAQQPNNTAVTLTA; this comes from the exons ATGAGActtctctttctggttttcctCGGGATCTGCTGTCTCGCTGCATACACTGTGGAAG GTGTGGGGAGTGAAGTTCTAGAAAAGACCATCTGTGTGAGTCTGACTACCCAGCGACTGCCAATTAAAAACATCAAGACCTACACCATCAAGGAGGGCTCCATGAAAGCAGTGAT ATTTATTACCAGACGTGGCCTTAAAGTCTGTGCTGATCCACAAGTTGAATGGGTGAAAAAAGCAGTCCGAACAATAGACAAGTCCAGCAGGAGAAATGTGAGCCAGACCAAGCCTACAGGAGCCCAACAACCCAACAATACAGCTGTGACCCTGACTGCGTAG